The following are from one region of the Paenibacillus protaetiae genome:
- a CDS encoding rhomboid family intramembrane serine protease — MIFMRYESFRGYLKQYPVISAVIALNIIYFIIVAATGSLTDGYHLFNYGAFYSEPGQDPMGTAQIYRYVTSMFMHGGIEHLLFNMFALLIFAPPLERLIGHTPFLLFYLLSGILANAVSAAMAIALDEDGVLSVGASGAIYGVYGAYLFLALFRKAWLDSGSRTTVYMILISGIVYSLMVANVNLWAHVGGGLAGFILFGLFDRFMQRKVRKTTRY; from the coding sequence ATGATATTTATGCGGTATGAAAGTTTCAGGGGCTACCTGAAGCAATACCCGGTCATATCGGCTGTTATTGCGCTGAATATCATTTATTTTATTATCGTAGCGGCGACGGGAAGCCTTACGGACGGGTACCATTTGTTCAATTACGGCGCATTTTATTCGGAGCCTGGACAGGACCCGATGGGAACCGCGCAGATTTACCGTTACGTGACATCCATGTTTATGCACGGAGGGATCGAACATCTGCTGTTCAATATGTTTGCCCTGCTTATCTTTGCTCCGCCGCTTGAACGGCTGATCGGCCATACGCCGTTTCTGCTGTTTTATTTGCTGAGCGGGATTTTGGCCAATGCGGTGAGCGCTGCGATGGCTATTGCGCTGGATGAAGACGGAGTATTGTCGGTAGGTGCTTCCGGTGCGATATACGGCGTGTACGGGGCTTATTTATTTTTGGCGCTGTTCCGCAAAGCATGGCTGGACAGCGGCTCGCGCACAACGGTTTATATGATCCTGATTTCAGGCATTGTGTACTCGCTGATGGTAGCTAATGTTAACCTATGGGCTCATGTCGGCGGCGGATTGGCCGGATTTATTTTGTTTGGCCTGTTTGACCGGTTTATGCAACGCAAAGTGCGCAAGACAACTCGCTATTGA
- the tpx gene encoding thiol peroxidase, whose protein sequence is MSQERTGVAAFKGNPLTLLGPALQVGDQAPDFSINKTLVDNVSLKDYAGKIKLISVVPSIDTGVCDAQTRRFNVEAGSLGDNVVVLTVSVDTPFAQSRWCGAAGVDKVELLSDFKGHTFGEAYGVYIKELGLDMRSIFVLDANDKIQYIEILSEMTEHPDYDKAIAAVKALL, encoded by the coding sequence ATGTCTCAAGAACGTACCGGCGTTGCCGCATTTAAAGGCAACCCTCTCACATTGCTTGGCCCTGCACTTCAAGTCGGCGACCAAGCCCCTGATTTTTCGATTAACAAAACTTTGGTAGATAACGTTTCCTTAAAAGATTATGCCGGCAAAATCAAGCTGATCAGCGTTGTGCCTTCGATTGATACAGGTGTTTGCGATGCGCAAACCCGCCGCTTCAATGTAGAAGCCGGCAGCCTTGGCGACAATGTTGTCGTGTTGACCGTCAGCGTAGATACGCCATTTGCGCAATCGCGCTGGTGCGGTGCCGCAGGCGTCGACAAAGTGGAACTGCTCTCCGACTTCAAAGGACATACATTTGGCGAAGCTTATGGCGTTTACATCAAGGAGCTTGGTCTTGATATGCGTTCGATATTTGTACTGGACGCAAACGACAAAATCCAATACATTGAAATTTTGTCGGAAATGACCGAGCATCCGGATTATGACAAAGCAATTGCCGCCGTTAAAGCACTTCTGTAA
- a CDS encoding DUF1499 domain-containing protein yields MLKRTLMGLLRSHELTGDKAKDPALKSHFYKLSKDKAWEEVTSTLKKMQGFKILHEVQSVGEIVMEKRTAFGRTMDITVSVISVNPVTSAVDIYSASRGSLGDLGSNYRVILEIYRTLDKKLAQYKTTNV; encoded by the coding sequence TTGTTGAAGCGGACCTTAATGGGGCTGCTGCGCAGTCATGAATTAACGGGAGATAAAGCTAAAGACCCGGCGCTCAAATCTCATTTTTATAAGCTGTCCAAAGACAAGGCTTGGGAAGAAGTAACATCCACTCTCAAGAAGATGCAAGGGTTTAAAATTCTTCATGAGGTTCAAAGTGTCGGCGAGATCGTCATGGAAAAAAGAACGGCATTTGGCCGGACGATGGATATTACCGTGTCGGTTATTAGCGTAAATCCGGTGACGTCCGCTGTTGATATTTATTCCGCCTCTAGAGGCAGCCTGGGAGATCTCGGATCTAATTACAGAGTTATTCTTGAAATATACCGTACGCTGGACAAAAAACTTGCACAATACAAGACAACCAACGTTTAG
- a CDS encoding YesL family protein has product MEPRGLMGGFYRISEWIMRLAVTNVLWIVCSIPFMFSAFVSLFAQDKNQLYSTLLVAAVTAPFTLFPATAAMFTVARKWVMGEADVPLLKTFFRGYKENYKQSMLGGLLYTVILVILLVDFVVYRNQINNIVSYIFVAFLVLVMISVFNFFSMIVHYHMKTFQLVKNALLITIGRPLRSISMVVMNGVVIFISTKFTFLIPFFAGSIIAYLSFWSFHLIYQKLQEQSEKAKENAGEEEEFPELTDSSSDHNKS; this is encoded by the coding sequence ATGGAACCTAGAGGTTTAATGGGGGGCTTTTACCGCATATCCGAGTGGATTATGCGACTGGCTGTTACCAATGTTTTATGGATCGTATGTTCAATTCCGTTTATGTTTTCAGCGTTTGTATCTTTGTTTGCCCAGGATAAAAATCAGCTGTACTCCACTTTGCTTGTGGCAGCTGTCACAGCTCCATTTACACTGTTTCCTGCTACGGCGGCTATGTTTACCGTTGCGCGGAAATGGGTGATGGGAGAAGCTGATGTGCCGCTTCTCAAAACGTTTTTCAGAGGCTATAAAGAAAATTACAAGCAAAGCATGCTTGGCGGTCTTCTTTATACCGTTATTTTAGTGATATTGCTTGTTGATTTTGTCGTATACCGCAATCAGATTAACAATATCGTTTCGTATATTTTTGTGGCGTTCCTGGTACTCGTAATGATATCAGTATTTAACTTTTTCTCTATGATTGTCCACTATCATATGAAAACGTTTCAATTAGTTAAAAATGCCTTATTAATTACGATTGGCCGTCCGCTGCGCTCCATCTCGATGGTCGTGATGAACGGTGTCGTTATTTTTATCAGCACGAAATTTACATTCCTTATCCCGTTTTTCGCGGGAAGCATTATTGCTTATTTATCGTTCTGGAGCTTCCACCTGATTTATCAGAAGCTGCAGGAACAATCGGAGAAGGCGAAAGAAAACGCAGGCGAGGAAGAAGAGTTCCCTGAGCTGACCGATTCGTCTTCCGATCATAACAAATCATAA
- a CDS encoding sporulation protein YjcZ, with product MSNYGGYGGVWSSTGLVLVLFILLVIITRSFVY from the coding sequence ATGAGCAACTACGGTGGTTACGGCGGTGTATGGTCTTCCACAGGACTCGTGCTTGTTCTTTTTATCCTGCTGGTTATCATCACGAGATCGTTTGTATATTGA
- a CDS encoding DEAD/DEAH box helicase: MKTFAEFGLEPKVLQAITELGFEESTPIQDKSIPIALTGSDLIGQAQTGTGKTAAFGIPLINKIPVTEDRIVALIMTPTRELAIQVAEEIGKLTKFKGLRSLPIYGGQEIGRQIRALKKRPQIIIGTPGRLLDHINRKTIRLDDVHTVVLDEADEMLDMGFMDDIQSILSMVPEERQTMLFSATMPPNIQKLAQQFLKNPEHVSVIPKQVSAPTIAQSYVEVHERQKFDALSRLLDMESPELAIIFGRTKRRVDELSEALQKRGYSADGLHGDLSQNQRDNVMRKFRDGSIDVLVATDVAARGLDVSGVTHVINFDLPQDPESYVHRIGRTGRAGKEGAAYSFVTPREIDHLHFIEKVTRHKITRKPLPSIAEAIEGKQRVTAEKILETIQDDSFNEYKGIAIQLLEQYDSVHLLAAAIKLLTGEKKDITIELTPEDPIRAKKRRPDVRSNGRRFNGSSYGGNRSGSGSGGGYRGRDDRRGGSSYRSGEGKSRDGYKSRENREGRSGERRPSKPSGSDFANN; encoded by the coding sequence TTGAAAACATTTGCTGAATTTGGCCTGGAACCTAAAGTGTTGCAGGCAATTACGGAGCTCGGTTTCGAGGAATCGACCCCTATCCAAGACAAATCCATACCAATAGCGCTGACAGGGAGCGACCTCATTGGTCAAGCTCAGACAGGTACAGGAAAAACGGCTGCATTCGGTATTCCGTTAATTAACAAAATCCCCGTTACAGAAGATCGTATCGTTGCGCTCATTATGACGCCGACACGCGAGCTTGCTATCCAAGTAGCCGAGGAAATTGGTAAACTGACGAAATTTAAAGGACTTCGTTCCTTGCCGATTTACGGCGGTCAAGAAATCGGGCGCCAAATCCGCGCGTTGAAAAAAAGACCGCAAATCATTATCGGTACACCGGGACGATTGCTTGACCATATTAACCGCAAAACGATCCGTCTGGATGATGTGCATACGGTCGTTCTCGACGAAGCGGACGAAATGCTCGATATGGGCTTCATGGACGACATTCAGTCGATTCTCAGCATGGTGCCGGAAGAACGCCAAACGATGTTGTTCTCGGCTACGATGCCGCCAAACATCCAGAAGCTTGCACAACAGTTTCTGAAAAATCCGGAACATGTATCGGTAATTCCGAAGCAAGTAAGTGCGCCAACCATTGCGCAATCGTATGTTGAAGTGCATGAGCGTCAAAAATTTGATGCCCTCAGCCGTTTGCTCGACATGGAATCGCCTGAGCTGGCGATTATTTTCGGCCGTACGAAACGCCGCGTCGACGAACTGAGCGAAGCGCTGCAAAAACGCGGTTATTCCGCAGACGGCCTGCATGGCGACTTGTCCCAAAACCAACGCGACAACGTAATGCGCAAATTCCGCGACGGCAGCATTGATGTACTTGTTGCAACAGACGTAGCGGCACGCGGCCTGGACGTTTCCGGCGTTACGCACGTAATTAACTTCGACTTACCGCAAGATCCGGAAAGTTATGTACACCGTATCGGCCGTACGGGCCGTGCCGGTAAAGAAGGTGCAGCTTATTCGTTCGTGACGCCTCGCGAAATCGACCACCTGCATTTTATTGAGAAAGTAACGCGCCACAAAATTACGCGCAAACCGCTGCCAAGCATCGCGGAAGCGATTGAAGGCAAACAGCGCGTAACGGCTGAGAAAATTTTGGAGACGATCCAAGACGACAGCTTTAATGAATATAAAGGCATCGCGATCCAATTGCTTGAGCAATACGATTCCGTTCATCTGCTTGCCGCAGCGATCAAGCTGCTTACCGGCGAGAAGAAGGACATTACGATCGAGCTTACGCCTGAAGATCCGATCCGTGCGAAAAAACGCAGACCGGATGTCCGCTCGAACGGCCGCCGCTTTAACGGCAGCTCTTACGGCGGCAACCGCAGCGGCAGTGGCAGCGGCGGCGGATACCGCGGCCGTGACGACCGTCGCGGCGGCAGCAGCTACCGCAGCGGGGAAGGCAAAAGCCGCGACGGCTACAAAAGCCGCGAAAACCGTGAAGGACGCAGCGGCGAACGCCGTCCAAGCAAGCCGTCCGGCAGCGATTTCGCGAATAACTAA
- a CDS encoding putative glycoside hydrolase, with protein sequence MDIILSSLLLLYGLMGGNGDQDITAQQLAVSYINAAAGTTIVQPAEGYPALPGESDNSAPAAKTDPQPDAPEIKGIYVSAYSAGGARMPSLIKLVDDTELNSMVIDMKDDNGYITYATETPELLDLGTPQKYIGDIKGLMDTLKQHNIYPIARIVTFKDTMLATKHPELSFLQADGTLLKNSKGESFVNPYSEKVWKYNVDIAKEAARLGFKEIQFDYVRFPEGFETNADTLTYEKTDKSRVDTIAGFVKYARQQLEPLGVRVSVDIFGYAASVPAAQGIGQDFVKISNDVHVISPMIYPSHYSSGWFHLDDPDMNPYATIKGAMEDTHKKLDPMGSLKPVIRPWIQDFTANWLGRGHYMKYGKEQVEQQIKALKDSGVNEYLLWNAGNKYSFDTSASADPD encoded by the coding sequence ATGGACATTATTTTATCTTCACTGCTGCTTTTGTACGGCCTTATGGGCGGCAACGGGGATCAAGACATCACCGCCCAGCAGCTTGCGGTTTCTTATATTAATGCAGCAGCCGGAACGACGATCGTTCAACCGGCTGAAGGTTACCCTGCTTTACCCGGCGAATCGGATAATTCAGCTCCTGCAGCCAAAACCGATCCGCAGCCGGACGCTCCCGAAATTAAAGGCATTTACGTATCCGCTTACTCTGCAGGCGGAGCCCGGATGCCCTCGCTGATCAAGCTGGTCGACGATACGGAGCTGAACAGCATGGTTATCGATATGAAAGACGACAACGGATATATTACATACGCGACGGAAACGCCGGAACTTCTGGATTTGGGGACGCCGCAAAAGTACATCGGCGACATTAAAGGCCTTATGGATACGTTAAAGCAGCATAACATTTATCCGATCGCCCGGATTGTAACGTTTAAGGATACGATGCTCGCTACAAAGCACCCGGAGCTATCGTTTTTGCAGGCGGACGGGACGTTGTTAAAAAACAGCAAAGGCGAAAGCTTTGTCAATCCGTACAGCGAGAAAGTATGGAAATATAATGTAGATATTGCCAAAGAGGCTGCCCGGCTCGGATTTAAAGAAATCCAGTTTGACTATGTCCGCTTTCCGGAAGGCTTTGAAACCAATGCGGATACGTTAACTTACGAAAAAACGGACAAATCCCGCGTGGACACCATTGCCGGTTTTGTCAAATATGCAAGGCAGCAGCTGGAGCCGCTTGGCGTCCGGGTATCGGTCGATATATTTGGCTACGCTGCATCCGTCCCTGCTGCTCAAGGGATCGGGCAAGATTTTGTTAAAATTTCAAATGACGTACATGTCATCTCGCCGATGATCTATCCAAGCCACTACAGCTCCGGCTGGTTCCATCTGGATGATCCCGATATGAACCCTTATGCGACTATAAAAGGCGCGATGGAGGATACGCATAAAAAACTGGACCCCATGGGCAGCCTGAAACCGGTTATCCGCCCGTGGATACAGGATTTTACCGCAAACTGGCTTGGCCGCGGCCATTATATGAAATACGGCAAGGAGCAGGTCGAGCAGCAAATCAAAGCGCTGAAGGATTCCGGCGTCAATGAATATTTGCTCTGGAATGCCGGCAATAAATATTCGTTTGACACTTCCGCTTCCGCCGATCCGGATTAG
- a CDS encoding sensor histidine kinase: protein MNIRFMKALAQMIAAVVAFLFVLLACWSVGYWLLPYLLHAFGWKLNPYIHQMANVLLGIIIMYLFVMTIMLLTGHKRRENGQSLIEAMERIAKGDFSVRLDLRKENMGPFNETHPFENIANGLNNMVLELQQLEHMRQEFVSNVSHEIQSPLTSIKGFARVLRNAKLSEQERQQYLSIIEAESERLSKLSDNLLKLASLDSERHPFELKRYRLDRQLSRIILSFEPQWTDKSIHMQVNLHEVTVEADEDLLSQVWVNLIHNAIKFSPKDGTITIELKHDGSGLLFRIADTGIGIAKEQHEAVFERFFKVDAARSREAGGSGLGLSLVKKIVELHHGTVQVESELGHGTAFLVKLPDCQEEPAS, encoded by the coding sequence ATGAATATTCGGTTTATGAAGGCGCTGGCGCAGATGATAGCGGCTGTCGTCGCCTTTTTGTTTGTGCTGCTTGCCTGCTGGAGTGTCGGGTATTGGCTGCTTCCTTATTTGCTGCATGCGTTCGGATGGAAGCTGAATCCGTACATTCATCAGATGGCCAATGTGCTGCTTGGCATCATCATCATGTATTTGTTTGTGATGACGATTATGCTGTTAACCGGCCATAAACGAAGGGAAAACGGGCAGTCGCTAATTGAGGCGATGGAGCGGATAGCGAAAGGCGATTTCAGCGTCCGGCTTGATCTGCGCAAGGAAAATATGGGGCCGTTTAATGAGACGCATCCGTTTGAGAATATTGCCAACGGGCTTAACAATATGGTGCTGGAGCTGCAGCAGCTGGAGCATATGAGGCAGGAGTTCGTCTCGAACGTTTCGCATGAAATCCAGTCTCCGCTGACGTCGATCAAAGGCTTTGCGCGGGTGCTGCGCAATGCCAAACTAAGCGAGCAGGAGCGCCAGCAATATTTATCGATCATCGAGGCGGAAAGCGAACGTTTATCCAAGCTAAGCGATAATTTGCTGAAGCTTGCTTCGCTGGATTCCGAGCGGCATCCTTTTGAGCTGAAGCGCTATCGCCTCGACCGTCAGCTCAGCCGCATTATTTTGTCGTTTGAGCCGCAATGGACCGATAAATCGATTCATATGCAAGTAAATTTGCATGAAGTGACCGTAGAAGCGGATGAAGATCTGCTCAGCCAAGTGTGGGTGAATTTGATTCATAACGCGATCAAATTTTCACCAAAGGACGGCACGATTACAATTGAGCTGAAGCATGACGGAAGCGGGTTGTTATTCCGGATCGCAGATACGGGCATCGGAATCGCCAAAGAGCAGCATGAAGCTGTGTTCGAACGGTTCTTTAAAGTGGATGCCGCACGCAGCCGTGAAGCGGGGGGAAGCGGACTTGGGCTTTCGCTCGTCAAAAAAATTGTGGAACTTCATCACGGCACCGTGCAGGTTGAAAGCGAATTGGGGCACGGCACGGCGTTTCTGGTGAAGCTGCCGGATTGCCAGGAAGAACCGGCTTCATAA
- a CDS encoding response regulator transcription factor — protein MIKLLVVDDDPHIRELVSHFLKEEGFTVLQASDGLEAMDKLEDHKVDLAVIDVMMPGMDGWELCRQLKEVWDIPTLMLTAKGEVAQKLKGFELGTDDYMVKPFEPLELVARVKALLKRYRIEASQMIQIGGLWMNRKTYQTSVGGTEITLPLKEFELLFRLASYPGQSFSRGQLIEEIWGYDFEGNERTLDVHINRLRERFPESCGFRISTIRGLGYRLEVTG, from the coding sequence ATGATCAAATTGCTTGTTGTAGATGATGATCCGCATATTCGGGAGCTGGTGAGCCATTTTTTGAAAGAGGAAGGCTTTACAGTGCTGCAGGCGTCCGACGGCTTGGAAGCGATGGATAAGCTGGAAGACCATAAGGTGGATCTGGCTGTTATTGATGTCATGATGCCCGGCATGGATGGCTGGGAGCTGTGCCGGCAGCTGAAGGAAGTCTGGGACATCCCTACACTCATGCTGACGGCCAAAGGCGAAGTGGCGCAAAAGCTGAAAGGATTTGAGCTGGGGACGGACGATTACATGGTGAAGCCGTTCGAACCGCTTGAGCTAGTGGCAAGAGTGAAGGCGCTGCTGAAACGATACCGGATTGAAGCGTCTCAAATGATTCAGATCGGCGGTTTGTGGATGAACCGCAAAACGTACCAAACATCGGTAGGCGGGACGGAAATTACGCTGCCGCTCAAAGAGTTCGAGCTGCTGTTCAGGCTCGCCAGCTATCCGGGGCAATCGTTTTCCCGCGGGCAGCTGATCGAGGAAATATGGGGTTATGATTTTGAAGGTAACGAACGAACGCTTGATGTCCATATTAACCGGCTGCGGGAGCGTTTTCCCGAAAGCTGCGGTTTCCGAATCAGCACGATCCGGGGGCTTGGCTACCGGCTGGAGGTAACGGGATGA
- a CDS encoding ABC transporter ATP-binding protein translates to MENNRTGRSAIKDGGGQTSPKKHLRPFIKLIRDTKPPKWTLGIAVILSVCSTVAGLFVPLMTKSVVDSFTLSELNGWQMAVLGLFFGMQALASGVSIYLLGKAGQYVVAQIRDRLWKKLLLLKMPYYDENRTGETVSRMMNDTAVVKGLITEHVTGFFTGIISIIGAVIILFTLDWRMTLLMLLAVPLTALIMFPIGRMMLRISKSMQDETASFTSTLNQAVSEIRLVKAYRAEGIEYESGKQAIGRLFRLGVKEGRVQAFIGPLVGFVMMAVMVLLIGYGGMRVSSGALTAGDLVAFILYLMQIIMPINQISTFFTQMQKAVGATERIIETLEAPVEALEQGRKVENARLPIRAEHLSFGYKTDERVIKDISFTIEAGKMTAIVGPSGSGKTTLFALLERFYEPQEGQVRLGPDPIYELSLASWRKQIGYVSQESPLIAGTVKDNICYGLDKDVTDEELRMAAAMAYADGFISELPAGYDTEVGERGVKLSGGQRQRIAIARALLRNPQILLLDEATSSLDSKSEQAVQEALSVLMKGRTTIVIAHRLSTVVDADQILFMDHGSITGRGTHDELMRTHSLYREFAAQQLRIAEKV, encoded by the coding sequence ATGGAGAACAATCGCACAGGCCGATCCGCCATAAAAGACGGCGGAGGCCAAACAAGTCCTAAAAAACATTTGCGTCCTTTCATAAAACTGATCCGGGATACGAAGCCGCCGAAGTGGACGCTTGGTATCGCTGTTATCCTCAGCGTATGCTCGACGGTCGCAGGCTTGTTCGTGCCGCTTATGACCAAAAGTGTGGTGGACAGCTTTACATTATCCGAGCTGAACGGCTGGCAAATGGCGGTGCTCGGCTTGTTCTTCGGAATGCAGGCGCTGGCGTCCGGCGTTTCGATTTATTTGCTTGGCAAGGCCGGCCAATATGTAGTGGCTCAAATCCGCGACAGGTTGTGGAAAAAGCTTCTGCTGCTGAAGATGCCCTATTATGACGAAAATCGGACCGGCGAGACTGTCAGCCGGATGATGAACGATACGGCTGTCGTCAAAGGTTTGATTACGGAGCATGTAACCGGATTTTTCACCGGCATCATTTCCATTATCGGCGCCGTTATTATTTTGTTCACGCTGGATTGGCGGATGACGCTGTTAATGCTGCTTGCCGTCCCGCTGACAGCACTGATTATGTTTCCGATCGGACGCATGATGCTCCGGATTTCGAAATCAATGCAGGATGAGACGGCAAGTTTTACTTCCACCTTGAATCAGGCAGTGTCGGAAATCCGGCTTGTGAAAGCTTACCGTGCCGAAGGCATCGAATACGAAAGCGGCAAACAAGCGATTGGCCGTTTGTTCCGGCTGGGCGTCAAAGAAGGCCGCGTTCAGGCGTTTATCGGCCCGCTGGTCGGATTTGTTATGATGGCTGTTATGGTGCTGCTGATCGGTTACGGCGGCATGCGGGTTTCTTCCGGCGCGCTTACCGCCGGCGATCTTGTCGCATTCATTTTGTATTTGATGCAAATCATTATGCCGATCAACCAGATTTCCACCTTTTTTACGCAAATGCAAAAGGCGGTCGGAGCAACGGAGCGGATTATCGAAACGCTGGAGGCGCCGGTTGAAGCGCTGGAGCAAGGGCGGAAAGTGGAGAATGCCCGTCTTCCGATCCGGGCGGAGCATCTTTCGTTTGGTTATAAAACGGATGAGCGCGTAATCAAAGATATCAGCTTCACCATTGAAGCAGGCAAAATGACCGCTATCGTTGGTCCAAGCGGAAGCGGAAAAACGACGTTATTTGCGCTGTTGGAACGATTTTATGAGCCGCAGGAGGGGCAGGTTCGGCTGGGTCCGGATCCGATTTATGAATTGTCGCTTGCGTCTTGGCGCAAACAGATCGGGTACGTATCGCAGGAAAGCCCGCTTATCGCCGGCACGGTTAAAGATAATATTTGTTACGGCCTCGACAAGGATGTCACGGACGAAGAGCTGCGGATGGCTGCGGCTATGGCTTATGCAGACGGCTTTATAAGCGAGCTTCCTGCCGGCTATGATACCGAAGTTGGCGAAAGAGGCGTGAAGTTGTCCGGCGGCCAGCGCCAGCGGATCGCTATCGCCAGGGCGCTTTTGCGCAATCCGCAAATTTTGCTGCTGGATGAAGCGACGTCAAGCCTCGACAGCAAGTCGGAACAAGCGGTTCAGGAAGCTTTAAGCGTGCTGATGAAAGGGCGCACGACGATCGTAATCGCGCATCGCTTGTCCACCGTTGTGGACGCGGACCAGATCCTGTTTATGGACCATGGATCCATAACCGGCAGGGGAACGCATGACGAGCTGATGCGGACGCATTCGCTGTACCGGGAGTTTGCCGCGCAGCAGCTGCGGATCGCCGAGAAGGTATAA
- the pfkA gene encoding 6-phosphofructokinase: MSAVKSIAVLTSGGDSQGMNAAVRAVVRSALYNGLEVYGVQRGYQGLLNDDLRQMDLRSVGDILQRGGTVLQTARCKEFLTSEGQQRGAEVLRSRGIDGLVVIGGDGSYQGANKLSKLGIKTMGLPGTIDNDIPFTDATIGFDTAVSIVVDAINKIRDTMSSHERASVVEVMGRHCGDIALHAGLASGAETIIVPEVPYDIKEVSERMKANFEKGKRHSIIVIAEGAAKGEDVTREITNETGLDARVTVLGHIQRGGTPTAIDRILASRLGDFAVQQLMAGESGKGCGVINSKLVATDIETIVNTKKPFNMELYELALRLSQ, from the coding sequence ATGTCAGCAGTGAAATCAATCGCCGTTTTAACCAGTGGAGGGGATTCGCAAGGCATGAACGCAGCCGTTCGTGCTGTTGTCAGAAGCGCATTGTATAACGGACTGGAGGTTTATGGCGTCCAGCGCGGTTATCAAGGGCTGCTGAATGACGATTTGCGCCAAATGGATCTGCGCAGCGTGGGCGATATTCTTCAACGCGGCGGTACGGTGCTGCAAACGGCGCGCTGTAAAGAATTTCTCACCTCAGAAGGGCAGCAGCGCGGTGCGGAAGTGCTCCGTTCGCGCGGTATCGACGGTTTGGTTGTCATTGGCGGCGACGGTTCTTACCAAGGGGCAAACAAGCTGAGCAAGCTGGGCATCAAAACGATGGGATTGCCTGGAACGATTGATAATGATATTCCGTTTACGGACGCTACAATCGGGTTCGACACGGCTGTAAGCATTGTTGTGGATGCAATCAACAAAATCCGCGATACGATGAGCTCGCATGAACGTGCATCGGTAGTGGAAGTAATGGGCCGCCATTGCGGCGATATCGCTTTGCATGCCGGACTAGCGAGCGGTGCGGAGACGATTATTGTGCCGGAAGTCCCTTATGATATAAAAGAAGTTTCCGAACGGATGAAAGCAAATTTTGAAAAAGGCAAACGCCACAGCATTATCGTCATCGCGGAAGGCGCAGCAAAAGGTGAAGACGTTACCCGTGAAATTACGAACGAAACCGGACTTGATGCGCGCGTAACGGTGCTTGGGCATATTCAGCGCGGCGGAACGCCAACCGCTATCGACCGTATTTTGGCGAGCCGTTTGGGCGATTTCGCTGTGCAGCAGCTGATGGCCGGCGAATCCGGCAAAGGCTGCGGCGTTATTAACAGCAAGCTCGTGGCAACGGATATCGAAACGATCGTCAATACGAAAAAACCGTTTAATATGGAATTGTATGAACTGGCGCTTCGCCTGTCGCAATAG